A window of Vigna unguiculata cultivar IT97K-499-35 chromosome 4, ASM411807v1, whole genome shotgun sequence contains these coding sequences:
- the LOC114182048 gene encoding disease resistance protein RPP2B-like, whose translation LRIKKGSKIRRRSSRDAQLLSSHQVKRAYEVKTLNAKDAPKLLTWKAFKTEQVDPSYVKVLNRVVAYTSGLPLALEVIGSNLFAKSVEQWKSAVNKYKRIPNNQILEILKVSFDALEEEEKGVFLDIACCFKGYKLTEVEIMLRALYDDCMKHHIGVLIEKSLIKVSQRGTVELHDLIKDMGREIDQKESPKEAGRRRRLWLPKDIIHVLKHNTGTSEI comes from the exons ctaagaataaaaaaaggttCAAAGATAAGAAGGAGAAGTTCCAGAGATGCACAATTGCTCTCATCTCATCAAGTTAAAAGAGCTTATGAGGTCAAGACATTGAATGCAAAGGATGCTCCTAAGTTGCTTACATGGAAAGCGTTCAAAACGGAACAAGTTGATCCAAGTTATGTAAAGGTCTTGAATCGTGTAGTAGCATATACTTCTGGCCTTCCATTGGCTTTGGAAGTAATTGGTTCCAACCTATTTGCAAAAAGTGTGGAACAATGGAAATCTGctgttaataaatataaaagaattcctAACAATCAAATCCTCGAGATACTTAAAGTAAGCTTTGATGCTTTGGAGGAAGAGGAGAAGGGTGTTTTTCTTGACATTGCTTGTTGCTTCAAAGGATATAAATTAACAGAGGTCGAGATTATGCTTCGTGCTCTTTATGATGACTGCATGAAACATCATATTGGGGTGTTAATTGAAAAATCTCTCATAAAGGTCAGTCAGAGAGGAACAGTTGAATTGCACGACTTGATTAAGGACATGGGTAGAGAAATTGACCAGAAAGAATCACCTAAAGAAGCAGGAAGGCGCAGGAGATTATGGTTACCAAAAGATATAATTCATGTTCTAAAACACAACACG GGAActagtgaaatttga